Part of the Leptospira hartskeerlii genome, AATCGCATACTGGTCCGCTGTCTCGATTTTGATCTTGGTGGCAGGGAGAAGATTCGGAAGTGCCCGCTTCGATTTCGCAAAAAGGCCCACAGTTAAATGCAGGCACGAGGATAGAAAGTAAGGTGCAGGCCACCAGGACTTTCAATGATCTCGATTTCATTCTTCCAGAGTAGCAGTCGGCTCAATAAAGTAAATTGAAAAAACTACCGACCGCCCTAGTCATGGATACTTGATTTTTATCAGTTTGTAGGAGTTCTAACGAGAGCGGACCTTCTTCTTTTTAGCTGCGACTTTACGTTTAGTTATAGTTTTCTTAACAAGACGCTTAACTGATTTTTTACGAGCCGCTTTTTTCTTTGCGACTGCCTTCTTGGAAGAAGACACTTTCGATTTTGTAACCTTTTTCTTTGGAGTCGTTTTCTTTTTTAAAGAAGAAGCTTTGTTTGCTTCAGCCAAAGATTTTCTAAACCAGAATACAAGGTCTTCGTCATCTTCTAAAACTTCTTCCGGAACTTCCCAATAGGAAACTCTTACAAGTTTACCGTCTTTACCTGCGTAGGTAAATGGCGCCATGCCTGCAGATTCGTATTCGGCTTGGTTGGATTGTCCAACTCTGAAATACAAACGGTCCTTAATGACCATGGCAAAAATTTGAGATCCGGAATAGACTCCGAAACCGCCGAACATATTCTTATAAGATAATGGACCGCAAACTTTTAGTCTGTCTTGAACATATGTAAGAAAAGAACTCATAAGCAGGGGATTGTCTCCTAGTACAATAAATTGACAAGAAGAAAATTCGATACTTTTACAAAACTGCTTTTAATCTGTCTAATACCGGTCCGCTCTTTTCCAATTTTCCGAAAGAAAGAACTTGGGTAGGACAATTTACTACGCAAGCGGAACATCTGACGCATTGAACGCTATCCATGGGTCTTCCCTTATTGGCGTAATTCATTACATCAATT contains:
- a CDS encoding TfoX/Sxy family protein, whose product is MSSFLTYVQDRLKVCGPLSYKNMFGGFGVYSGSQIFAMVIKDRLYFRVGQSNQAEYESAGMAPFTYAGKDGKLVRVSYWEVPEEVLEDDEDLVFWFRKSLAEANKASSLKKKTTPKKKVTKSKVSSSKKAVAKKKAARKKSVKRLVKKTITKRKVAAKKKKVRSR